In Colias croceus chromosome 12, ilColCroc2.1, one genomic interval encodes:
- the LOC123696083 gene encoding uncharacterized protein LOC123696083 isoform X2, producing MCLERKLQASPKLRLAYDDVIKDYLTKNYISPAPPYDPRDPTPIYIIPHHAVLREDKSSTKLRMVLDASMPTSGSQRSLNDLLHVGPNLQGNLFTIILGFRLHAIAMTADCRQQFLQIFVREFDRRFQCFLYRFSPQDPLLLYQFNRVCFGIKSSPYHALRTVRQLVEDDGAKYPLASSIASSSLYMDDIAFSIPTECEAVSASQQLIDLFKGAQWDLVKWNSNSRNVLDNLPASHKLLPSAVEFDKTVQHKLLGLHWSTVDDCFYFKITAPADVMCTKRSILSTIARLWDIMGFVAPTVVYNIPSDNFYHVSGIENPADVLSRGITPLNLVSHPLWFQGPQWARSDPSDWPLRSLDGESIADIPERKLLAHTVCSPIKHCALYDTALRVSSWSRLLRVVVYIYRFLKLLPRRGVMMTAEDLNFSENKLLAALQNKYFAEEYSNILNNKSCSQAFNRLRPFIRNGLILVGGRLSNSALEYAHKHPVILPRNDHIVNMIIDYYHIKYMHAGPELLMSLLRQKYWILSARRIVRQRIHSCNTCFRMKPRPTYPLMADLPECRTRQAVKAFSVTASDYAGPIAYTPVRRRGVHSEKAYLCIFTCLTTRAVHIEVATDLSTPSFLAALKRFLSRRGPVDTMYTDNGTNYKGADSYLRDLYKFLNNEYRSNLEHEFAESRINWKFICPNSPHFGGAWESMVKVIKTHLFRVIGQQILSYEELCTVLTQIECLLNSRPLTVLSSDPAEPSALTPSHFLNTAPLLSLPAPQVKSDHVSLLDRHSLLDKLVQSFWKRWRMEYLHGLQVRQKWNTPSTPITPGTVVVVINDNAPPLTWPLAVVEKVHPSKDDVARVCTVRTAKGTYLRPVVRLCPLPRQ from the exons ATGTGCCTCGAAAGAAAGCTACAGGCTTCACCTAAATTAAGGTTGGCATATGATGACGTCATAAAGGATTATCTAACTAAGAATTATATTTCACCCGCGCCTCCGTATGATCCGCGTGACCCTAcacctatttatattataccgcATCACGCTGTTCTGCGCGAGGATAAATCGTCGACTAAGCTGCGCATGGTTTTAGATGCTAGCATGCCAACTTCTGGAAGCCAGCGTTCATTGAATGACCTTCTGCATGTTGGGCCGAATTTACAAGGcaatttgtttacaataattttaggtTTTCGTCTCCACGCGATTGCCATGACCGCCGATTGCCGCCAACAATTTCTGCAGATTTTCGTGCGTGAGTTTGATCGtcgttttcaatgttttttatatcGTTTCAGCCCGCAGGATCCGCTGCttctttatcaatttaatcgAGTTTGCTTTGGCATCAAGTCTAGTCCTTATCATGCACTGCGCACGGTAAGACAGCTCGTAGAAGATGACGGCGCGAAATATCCGCTCGCGAGTAGCATTGCGTCTTCCTCGTTGTATATGGATGATATCGCCTTCTCTATTCCCACGGAATGTGAAGCAGTTTCCGCGTCGCAGCAGCTCATCGATTTGTTTAAGGGAGCTCAGTGGGATCTAGTTAAATGGAATAGTAATAGTAGAAATGTGTTAGATAATCTTCCCGCTTCGCACAAACTTTTACCCTCCGCGGTGGAGTTTGATAAGACCGTGCAACATAAATTACTTGGTCTGCATTGGTCTACTGTTgatgattgtttttattttaaaattaccgcACCCGCCGATGTGATGTGCACTAAGCGCTCCATCTTGTCAACTATCGCCCGTCTGTGGGACATAATGGGCTTCGTTGCTCCCACAGTCGTGT ATAACATCCCATCAGATAATTTCTACCATGTTTCTGGTATTGAAAATCCCGCTGACGTTCTTTCGCGTGGCATTACGCCACTAAATCTCGTCTCGCACCCTCTGTGGTTCCAAGGACCCCAGTGGGCTCGTTCGGACCCATCTGATTGGCCTCTTAGGAGTCTCGATGGTGAGTCTATTGCAGACATTCCCGAACGAAAATTATTAGCGCACACTGTGTGCTCGCCTATAAAGCATTGCGCTTTATATGATACCGCCCTTCGCGTATCCTCATGGAGTAGGCTTTTACGCgttgttgtttatatttataggttCCTTAAATTGTTACCCCGCCGCGGTGTTATGATGACCGCAGAGGACCTTAATTTCTCTGAGAATAAACTTCTCGCCGCcctgcaaaataaatattttgcagaGGAGTATTCTAATATACTCAATAATAAATCTTGTTCGCAGGCTTTTAATCGCTTGAGGCCTTTTATTCGCAACGGACTTATCCTCGTTGGAGGACGTCTGAGTAATTCCGCCCTGGAATATGCACATAAGCATCCAGTGATATTACCGCGCAATGATCATATCGTTAACATGATCAttgattattatcatattaaatatatgcACGCCGGACCGGAACTTTTAATGTCGTTGCTTCGCCAAAAGTATTGGATTCTTTCCGCACGTCGTATTGTTAGACAAAGAATTCACTCATGTAATACTTGCTTCCGCATGAAACCGCGTCCAACTTACCCGCTGATGGCTGATTTGCCTGAATGTCGTACACGCCAAGCCGTTAAAGCATTCAGCGTAACAGCTTCTGATTACGCAGGGCCTATCGCTTACACTCCTGTGCGCCGCCGTGGTGTTCACAGCGAGAAAGCATACCTGTGTATTTTTACGTGCCTCACTACGCGTGCAGTGCACATCGAAGTTGCGACCGACCTCAGCACTCCTAGTTTTCTTGCCGCGCTCAAAAGGTTTCTCTCGCGTCGAGGACCCGTTGATACTATGTATACGGATAACGGTACTAATTACAAAGGAGCCGATTCCTATCTCCgcgatttatataaatttcttAATAACGAATATCGTTCGAACCTGGAGCACGAGTTCGCTGAGAGTCGTATAAATTGGAAGTTTATTTGTCCCAACTCTCCACATTTTGGAGGTGCTTGGGAAAGTATGGTGAAAGTAATTAAAACGCATTTGTTTCGAGTTATCGGTCAACAAATATTATCGTATGAAGAACTTTGTACTGTTCTCACTCAAATTGAGTGTTTACTTAACTCGCGACCGCTGACAGTACTGAGTTCAGACCCCGCAGAACCCTCGGCTTTAACACCgagtcattttttaaataccgcTCCTTTATTATCATTACCCGCGCCGCAAGTCAAATCTGATCACGTCAGTTTGCTTGATAGGCATTCGCTACTGGACAAGTTAGTCCAGTCGTTTTGGAAACGTTGGAGAATGGAATACTTACACGGTCTGCAGGTTAGGCAGAAATGGAATACGCCTTCCACACCTATTACTCCTGGAACGGTCGTGGTtgtgataaatgataatgcaCCGCCCCTAACCTGGCCTTTAGCCGTCGTAGAGAAAGTACATCCTTCAAAGGACGACGTCGCGCGCGTTTGTACAGTTAGAACCGCCAAGGGAACTTACCTTCGCCCGGTCGTTCGTTTATGTCCGCTTCCAAGACAATAG
- the LOC123696083 gene encoding uncharacterized protein LOC123696083 isoform X1 — MCLERKLQASPKLRLAYDDVIKDYLTKNYISPAPPYDPRDPTPIYIIPHHAVLREDKSSTKLRMVLDASMPTSGSQRSLNDLLHVGPNLQGNLFTIILGFRLHAIAMTADCRQQFLQIFVREFDRRFQCFLYRFSPQDPLLLYQFNRVCFGIKSSPYHALRTVRQLVEDDGAKYPLASSIASSSLYMDDIAFSIPTECEAVSASQQLIDLFKGAQWDLVKWNSNSRNVLDNLPASHKLLPSAVEFDKTVQHKLLGLHWSTVDDCFYFKITAPADVMCTKRSILSTIARLWDIMGFVAPTVVYAKLLIKQLWQLNLDWDDSPPPHVIKMWKQFCDELPALNDIRIPRHIGFTCDCILTLMAFSDASELAYGAVVYAHVSTVSGNVIRLICSKSKVAPSKPLTIARLELCGALLMSKLLRTVLDSYSQHYKINAYAFTDSKVALYWIKGSPHQWQTFVANRVVKITDNIPSDNFYHVSGIENPADVLSRGITPLNLVSHPLWFQGPQWARSDPSDWPLRSLDGESIADIPERKLLAHTVCSPIKHCALYDTALRVSSWSRLLRVVVYIYRFLKLLPRRGVMMTAEDLNFSENKLLAALQNKYFAEEYSNILNNKSCSQAFNRLRPFIRNGLILVGGRLSNSALEYAHKHPVILPRNDHIVNMIIDYYHIKYMHAGPELLMSLLRQKYWILSARRIVRQRIHSCNTCFRMKPRPTYPLMADLPECRTRQAVKAFSVTASDYAGPIAYTPVRRRGVHSEKAYLCIFTCLTTRAVHIEVATDLSTPSFLAALKRFLSRRGPVDTMYTDNGTNYKGADSYLRDLYKFLNNEYRSNLEHEFAESRINWKFICPNSPHFGGAWESMVKVIKTHLFRVIGQQILSYEELCTVLTQIECLLNSRPLTVLSSDPAEPSALTPSHFLNTAPLLSLPAPQVKSDHVSLLDRHSLLDKLVQSFWKRWRMEYLHGLQVRQKWNTPSTPITPGTVVVVINDNAPPLTWPLAVVEKVHPSKDDVARVCTVRTAKGTYLRPVVRLCPLPRQ, encoded by the coding sequence ATGTGCCTCGAAAGAAAGCTACAGGCTTCACCTAAATTAAGGTTGGCATATGATGACGTCATAAAGGATTATCTAACTAAGAATTATATTTCACCCGCGCCTCCGTATGATCCGCGTGACCCTAcacctatttatattataccgcATCACGCTGTTCTGCGCGAGGATAAATCGTCGACTAAGCTGCGCATGGTTTTAGATGCTAGCATGCCAACTTCTGGAAGCCAGCGTTCATTGAATGACCTTCTGCATGTTGGGCCGAATTTACAAGGcaatttgtttacaataattttaggtTTTCGTCTCCACGCGATTGCCATGACCGCCGATTGCCGCCAACAATTTCTGCAGATTTTCGTGCGTGAGTTTGATCGtcgttttcaatgttttttatatcGTTTCAGCCCGCAGGATCCGCTGCttctttatcaatttaatcgAGTTTGCTTTGGCATCAAGTCTAGTCCTTATCATGCACTGCGCACGGTAAGACAGCTCGTAGAAGATGACGGCGCGAAATATCCGCTCGCGAGTAGCATTGCGTCTTCCTCGTTGTATATGGATGATATCGCCTTCTCTATTCCCACGGAATGTGAAGCAGTTTCCGCGTCGCAGCAGCTCATCGATTTGTTTAAGGGAGCTCAGTGGGATCTAGTTAAATGGAATAGTAATAGTAGAAATGTGTTAGATAATCTTCCCGCTTCGCACAAACTTTTACCCTCCGCGGTGGAGTTTGATAAGACCGTGCAACATAAATTACTTGGTCTGCATTGGTCTACTGTTgatgattgtttttattttaaaattaccgcACCCGCCGATGTGATGTGCACTAAGCGCTCCATCTTGTCAACTATCGCCCGTCTGTGGGACATAATGGGCTTCGTTGCTCCCACAGTCGTGTATGCCAAACTGTTAATAAAACAACTTTGGCAACTTAATCTTGATTGGGATGATTCTCCGCCTCCACACGTTATTAAAATGTGGAAACAGTTCTGTGATGAATTACCAGCTCTTAATGATATTCGCATACCACGTCATATAGGTTTTACTTGTGATTGTATTCTCACTCTTATGGCTTTCTCTGACGCTAGTGAACTTGCCTACGGAGCAGTCGTGTACGCTCATGTCAGCACTGTCTCTGGTAACGTCATTCGTCTTATTTGTTCTAAATCTAAAGTCGCTCCATCTAAACCGCTAACAATCGCTCGCTTAGAACTTTGTGGTGCACTCCTAATGTCAAAGCTGCTTCGCACTGTCCTTGACAGTTATTCACAACACTACAAAATTAATGCATACGCATTTACCGACTCTAAAGTCGCGCTCTATTGGATTAAAGGTTCGCCGCACCAGTGGCAGACGTTTGTCGCAAACCGCGTTGTGAAGATCACAGATAACATCCCATCAGATAATTTCTACCATGTTTCTGGTATTGAAAATCCCGCTGACGTTCTTTCGCGTGGCATTACGCCACTAAATCTCGTCTCGCACCCTCTGTGGTTCCAAGGACCCCAGTGGGCTCGTTCGGACCCATCTGATTGGCCTCTTAGGAGTCTCGATGGTGAGTCTATTGCAGACATTCCCGAACGAAAATTATTAGCGCACACTGTGTGCTCGCCTATAAAGCATTGCGCTTTATATGATACCGCCCTTCGCGTATCCTCATGGAGTAGGCTTTTACGCgttgttgtttatatttataggttCCTTAAATTGTTACCCCGCCGCGGTGTTATGATGACCGCAGAGGACCTTAATTTCTCTGAGAATAAACTTCTCGCCGCcctgcaaaataaatattttgcagaGGAGTATTCTAATATACTCAATAATAAATCTTGTTCGCAGGCTTTTAATCGCTTGAGGCCTTTTATTCGCAACGGACTTATCCTCGTTGGAGGACGTCTGAGTAATTCCGCCCTGGAATATGCACATAAGCATCCAGTGATATTACCGCGCAATGATCATATCGTTAACATGATCAttgattattatcatattaaatatatgcACGCCGGACCGGAACTTTTAATGTCGTTGCTTCGCCAAAAGTATTGGATTCTTTCCGCACGTCGTATTGTTAGACAAAGAATTCACTCATGTAATACTTGCTTCCGCATGAAACCGCGTCCAACTTACCCGCTGATGGCTGATTTGCCTGAATGTCGTACACGCCAAGCCGTTAAAGCATTCAGCGTAACAGCTTCTGATTACGCAGGGCCTATCGCTTACACTCCTGTGCGCCGCCGTGGTGTTCACAGCGAGAAAGCATACCTGTGTATTTTTACGTGCCTCACTACGCGTGCAGTGCACATCGAAGTTGCGACCGACCTCAGCACTCCTAGTTTTCTTGCCGCGCTCAAAAGGTTTCTCTCGCGTCGAGGACCCGTTGATACTATGTATACGGATAACGGTACTAATTACAAAGGAGCCGATTCCTATCTCCgcgatttatataaatttcttAATAACGAATATCGTTCGAACCTGGAGCACGAGTTCGCTGAGAGTCGTATAAATTGGAAGTTTATTTGTCCCAACTCTCCACATTTTGGAGGTGCTTGGGAAAGTATGGTGAAAGTAATTAAAACGCATTTGTTTCGAGTTATCGGTCAACAAATATTATCGTATGAAGAACTTTGTACTGTTCTCACTCAAATTGAGTGTTTACTTAACTCGCGACCGCTGACAGTACTGAGTTCAGACCCCGCAGAACCCTCGGCTTTAACACCgagtcattttttaaataccgcTCCTTTATTATCATTACCCGCGCCGCAAGTCAAATCTGATCACGTCAGTTTGCTTGATAGGCATTCGCTACTGGACAAGTTAGTCCAGTCGTTTTGGAAACGTTGGAGAATGGAATACTTACACGGTCTGCAGGTTAGGCAGAAATGGAATACGCCTTCCACACCTATTACTCCTGGAACGGTCGTGGTtgtgataaatgataatgcaCCGCCCCTAACCTGGCCTTTAGCCGTCGTAGAGAAAGTACATCCTTCAAAGGACGACGTCGCGCGCGTTTGTACAGTTAGAACCGCCAAGGGAACTTACCTTCGCCCGGTCGTTCGTTTATGTCCGCTTCCAAGACAATAG